The genomic DNA CACTTTGTTAACCACAAATATATAGGACATTGTAAACACAGGTGCCAAGGTGGCGGGGTTCGCTGTAGTTGGATTTTGGAACAGACGGGGCTGAGGGGTGGAGCGGGAGGAGGGGTGAAGGGACACTCGGGCTTAGACAAGACCACTCAGGGGATCCTGTATGCAGCAGGCCATCCATGAGTCATTGTATATACGTATATATGTATAGCTTTATATTatacatctttttaaatatatatatataatatatatactaTACACAGGCAGTAatgaggcaggggaaggggcagggcagcccaggTGGTGTCACGGATGCCACGTAGGCAGCAGGGAGTTGTCTGGATGGATGGTTTGGACTTGCTGCATGAGGTGGCCTTGCTGGGCTCCTTGCCTTGTACCTGCTCTGGGGATCAGAGCCAAGAGTCCCGTGGGAACCACCCTGCAATGCTGCCTTCCCGGGTCCTCCCAAGCGCTTGCAAGAGTTGCAGGGACAAAGACACCTCCTCCCCTGAGGGAACTGCCAGGAATAACATGGAGGGGAAGGGTGTGTGATGAGGTGCTGAACAGTGTGGTGGGGACACGGGTGAGCAGGGGATGGGGACGCGTCAGAAGACTGAAGCCACAGGTAGAATTGGGGCAAAGTTTCATCATCCCTTTGCCCTTCACAGCCCCTGCTTCCACAAAACAGTCTCTTACTTGGGGGCTTTGTAAGATAAGAAGACATTAAGGGGCCATTGCTCCCAACAGGGGATGCGTAATCCTCTGTAATCTGGACAAAtggcagagagggaagaaagccACTTTATCGTTTTGCTTATACAGCCTTCCCTCTGATCTCCTAATCCCTGGAGTGGGGCTGATCTCACCCATGTTTAGGATCTAAAAGGGACATGTTCCAGCCAGCTGCTCAGGTCTTGCCTATGATCACCAGAAATAGACAGCAACTTATCAGCAGCACCTAAGATAAGATAACCAACCCTTTGGGTGGGTCCGTATCTTTCATCAGCTGCAAAACCAGCCAAATGCCACTGGagattgcattttaaagagCTACATGCAAACAAGGAGAGTCCCACCTCCAGGTCTGTCACCACCAACCCTCCACTGCAAAGACTGAAAGTGTGTCAACCCACAGAGGATATGTCTTCTCCcatgaggaaaagcaagaatttGCCCAAGTATTTATTGTTGTAGTGTCCCCTGCCACACCAATGCCTTTCCTACAACacaaagcaaggaggaaaaggcCAGAGAGATGGGCAGTAACCCAGGATGAAGCCACCTGGATCATGTCTCAAGTGCCAGCTCTGAGGGGGACGGCCATTCCTACCTCAAGCCCACCAGAACCCATCAGCTGGTTACATGAGGGCAGCAAGCCAAAGAGGATAGAGAAAAGCTTCCTCATCAGTCAGCCCCAAACGGTGCTTAGTTGTCTGGGTAACTCTGACGGGAGAAGGGGCATATAAGATGCTCCTGTGCTACACCCCAAAACATAGACCCAGGTAGAACCCCCACATATGGTCCATGCTTCTCCTCACGTGCCTAGTCCCTCACCTCCTCACCAAGGAGAGGAGACATGTGATGGGCAGTTCCTCCCAATAAGTACATCACATTTCTGCTGAGGGTTGGTTATTTATAGCCTACTCCTCCTCTTggtcccatcccaccccccaccccacaaacGAAAGCACGAAGCATGACACAGGTGAGTCTGGGTGAGTACAACtagtttttctcctcttccacctcATCATTCgttcctttctctcccctggCAGGAGACAAACTGGAGGGAGCTCcccccacagccacagtcatAACGAACCTCTCTTAATAAAGTAACTCCCTCCCAAGCCTAAATATTAGGCTCAGCccacagaaaaagaaggctGAGGAGCTTCCCTCCAAAAAATACCTCTCCTATTTACAGTATTGCTTTTGCTTGCAGCCAGAGTGAGGGATGTGGGCCCAGTCCCTTCTGGTGCATCCATGAGGCTAGCTGGTCCCCCTCTCGCATCCTCACCAGTGGTTAACCACCAGCAAGGCAGGGGGCAAACCATGATGGGGACAAGCGATGAGGACAGCCACCGGCAGCACAAGTCTGGTAGGAGCAGGTAGAAATGGTGCCTCTGTACAGTGGACAACAACTCCCCCCTCTCTCTCGGGGCCTGCAGCTCTATGGTTTCTACCCCTTCCCTATCATTGtggggcagctggagaggagttgtgctgggaagaaaggaaggactGGTAACCTTAGTGTCCTCCAGATGAGATGTTCACGCAACCACAGGCCAGACCTGTGTCCCATCATCCTGACTCCTACGGGTGCTACGGGGAGCAGGCTGGATGCTTGAATTTGCTCCTGATCTCTGCTACTGGGGCCAGTGTTGGGTGGAGTGGGGCGGCTGCCTGGGGGATGGAGCTCCTCACTGCTGCAAGGCATACCCTGCTCTTTGTGCTCTGAGAGATGTCTGTGCTGGGGAGAATTGTCCAGGTGGCTATTGCTGAATTATTTCCCTTTAGGGACCATCTTCACACACAGACCTTACTTCTGTCCTGAAATGAAGAGTGTGCTTCCACAGCTGTATCTTTCTTTACTTGAAGGAAAATCATGTGTGGAATGTCCATACAAGCTCTATCTGAGAGTCACTACTGCCACCTAGGCGAAGCTTTAAACACGGCCAGGATCTGAGCTGCTGCAAAAGATGCACTACGGTATACTCTATGGCAAGTACAGCAACACCAGTTTCCAGAGAGCTCGGTCTGGCCCCAAGCAATTCTCTGTACACCAAGACCTCCTCCCCATCTGAGTGGGAGGCAAAGGAGAGCTGCGCAGTGCTGGACCCTTCCCTGCTTGGCTGCACCCCTGTGCAAGAGCCAGTCGCATGCTGGCCATCCcagcagcagtatttctttCCAGGGGGAGCCCGCTCCATTCCCGTGTGCTACAAAGATGGTCTCAGTAAGAGGCTTTGCACTGTGGTAGCAGAAGAATGGAGGAGGGTTCAGCAGGACCTGAGGAGTGAATCtggctttccttcctcctcctgcccagggtGAAATGGCAAAGCTCTCCTCTCCGCCTCGAACCAGCCCAGCTGGAGACGAGGGCTCACAGGGCCCCCTAGAAGCCCACCTCTTccatccttccccttccttccacAGGCACTACATCTGGGGGCCAGGGACTGGGCATGGCTCCCCTCCTGCCTCGCCAAACACTGGTCTCAGAAGAGTGGCAAGCAGAACGTACAGGTGAGGGGAATCACTTCCACCTCAATCcaagggggctggggaaggaatGACTCCCCCGGCACTgaccctctgctctgcccagtCTCTTGCTGTAACCTACAGACATGACTGTAGTTTTTGATTGTACTTGCAAATCTTCCTTATGCCCTTCCCATTTTATCTCTCcatgctccccacccccccacaccccccccaatACCACTTCTCCCCAAAAcctctaaaaataaagcatcacTCCTTCGCCAGTGTGTGGCAGAGAAAAGCCCCCCTGTCTTTGCGTGGGGGATGCCATTCCTGCTTCCCTCTGGCCCCCCTCCACCCTGGCACTCCTGCATGCTGACACCAACACTATCCCCCTCCCTGAGCCACCAGGCTCTCCAGCCCAATTCAGATGCTCCTGCATCTACTCCAGCCTTTAGTGACACTGTCTTTTCTAGAAAGGTCCCGAGTCCCTctcattccttcctttctgcctccagtaccctctcccctgccctgctggcactgtagcccctctcctgcccacTGGCCAGACTGtgccctctgcagcaggcaggagggagatgAGGGAAGGGGGGGACCTTCCTTTCACAAGGAGGTGACAGATTTTGGAAGAATTTGGTTCTGGCAGGTAGTTTTaggggggaggagaaggaagaggtgatggggaaacctttttttctttcttttttccttttttaaaaacgataaataaaaacagatgacCCAGAAGGCTGGAGCATAGCTGAGAGCCACCTCTTGTGCCACTAACGCACGTTGTCTGGTTTGTGCCTCGGCTTTCTGCCGGCGGTGGGAAAAGGggcagaagggaaaggggaagggaaaggggcaTCGGTGGCTCAGTAGTTCTGCGTTTGGTACCCCTGTGTCTCGGTGTCGAAAGCATCTgctggagggggctgctggTATGTCCCCACCGCATCTGTAGCATCCTCCTCATTCGTGTAGGGAGCATAAGGCATGCCGGAGTCCTGGCTTGGGTCCATGTAGTCCTGGGAGAAGAGGGCCGAATCGGCACCCAGCTGGAAACGCTGATAAGCCAGGAACGCCTGGCCCACCTTTaagggaggaggtggagggaagagttgggaagcagagaggggaggggagaaaagagagggGGAACGTACcgagaaagagaaacaaacaaaagtggGGTTAGTAGTGGTTACGGATTAGTGTGCAAGGCCCACGTGGCAGACCACCAGTGAAACACCCCTGAGAGCATGAGGTTCAGGCTGCCCCACAGAAAGCATGAGCCTGCCAGGACAGAGGAGGGCTGGGCACGGCTGGCTTGAGCCCAGCTGGCTGCGTGCAGCCTGCCGGGGCTCCCCGGTGTCTCTGGGGTATGCTGGGCACCTCCTGCCTGGTGGTGGGGTTTCACTGACATGGCACAGGTCGCAGAGGCTCAGTTGGCATGTGGTTATCCCAttcagcccctcctgcccctgggaAGGCAATCTGCCTCAGCAACACCACAGAAGATTCATCTGCTGGGCTGGAGGTACGCAGCCATTTTGCCTGCAGAAGCCAGGAAGGAGAGCAGGATTTGACCCAGAGTAGCGAGGTAGTGGTCACCCCCTGTAACTCCTTCACCAGCCAGCATCCACACGGTACAGCCCAGACCTtggaaaggagcagcaggaggcaaGACAGCTGCTTCCCAGACCAGGGGATGGTTCGAAAGCAtactgctgcctcctgccccaggcacTGCACGTGGGACACCCTTTGGTGGACTGAGGGAGCCCAGGCACAGGGTTCAGCATCATGGACCCCAGCAGGCACGGCTCGTTGTCCCAGAGCATCTCTGAAAGAGGTAAGCCGTCTGGCAGGTGACAGGGGAGAGGTTTTGGGGGAATGAGGGCTGGGAGGAAATGGAGGAGATAAAGTAGTGGGGGCAGAGGGCATCTCCTGGCTGAAGTATTAGGTCTCAGCAGTCATCAAAAGAAAGCCGCAGTGGTGTTATGCATTGTTAGTTAGGGTGTGGGTGAGAGAAagaagggagcagaggaggaggagaagaaattgCCAGTTCCAACTCCCCAGAGGGAGATCCCCTGTTCAGTGGACAACCACACTCCAGTTCAATGGCCCATGTCTTCCCACCCCACGCCCTGCAGTGACCACGCACCCATGGTTGGGGTGTTGGAACTGTTTCTGCTCAGTaacctcctccagctgcatcCCTCTACCCCTTCCCCCAAATTCCCCCATCAGTGAGGGGCACTAAGGCAGCAAGGACGGGGAGTTAGGGAACAGGGTGTTGTATTCTTCCTGAAAAGTAATGTCTCTGAGTCTCCGGAAAGCCAGAAACGCGAGAAAGCCCTGTGAGGAGAAAGAGGGGtgtgggaaggagaatcagtaatgaaaagcaaaccaaagtgtttgaaataaaacccTCAAGGAATGGGGCGAAGAGGATGCCTACTTAGCCACTTGCAAACCTGTGCATCAGGGAGGACCACACTGCAGGTGGTGGCACCTCAAAAAGGGTCCTGAGGAAACCCTTGCAAAAGCTATACTCCTTGTCACACTTTCTGCTGGAGCTTGCAAGGGGCTTTTGGCAGTACTCAAGTGCAGGACACAGCCTGTGGGGGGCACACACAGACACTGCTGTCCCTTGCCCCGTTTGGTGTCACCCTGCCGAGGGTGCTGACTGCACAACACTCTGCAGCCCCCCTTTCCCTCTCACAGCTTTGTGGCCTTACAGCACCTTTCCTACCTGGCCCCTGCCCAGCGTTAAGGCCTGTAGGGAGAGGAGATGATAAAGCCTCAAGGAGACTGACATTAAATGCTTTCCTGCTTGGCACCATCCTGTCACTTCAGACAAAAATCACTCGGGCTTGGTGCTTTCAGAGATGGGAGGAAATCATGGGGGATATTTATATTGCACACCACCgtttttccaggaaagcagcaacAAAGAACTGCTAGAGAAATGGCAGGCTTAAGAGGCAGCACCACCAGCTTCCCAAGAGGCAACCCAGTGAGGTGGCGCCGCAGTCGTGGGTGCAGAGGGAGAGCCCAAAGGGATGCTGATTGCAGCTTCTTGTGGCCACTGATGACATTTTACGTGGCAGGagcaaagcagggagggagatgggTGCAACCCTTGGCCTGGAGTTCCCTTCTTTGCTTACTGTCTGTGAGGTGAAAATGCTGGTAAAGTCTTCTGACACACAGGGAAAATGATGCCTGGGGAGCTGGCTTGTCCAAGGTTGTATCAGAGGTTTGTCAAGGATGCTCCTTACTGGGATATGGGACTCTTGCCCATTGTGCTTATTAATGCTCTAGCGCCTTCTTCCATGTAAGTTTTTGAGTCCTTGCTTCCCAAGATTACCTCCTAACCACCTACCctcctgttttcccttctcAGAAGCCACGTGAACTGAGATCTCAGAGGGAATCACTCTTAGCCAGTCACCTTCCATTCCCCACGAGCTAATATAGTGGAGAGGACACTTGATCCAACATCATGGCTGCTGTACTCACCCAGGTGAAGATGGAGAAGAACGAGAACGTGATGGCTGCTCGGGCTGCATCCCCTCCCTCATTCAGTGGGTTGTCCTCTTCTTTTGAAGCTTGCCACTGGTTGGTCAGAAAGCAGAAGCCAACGAACCAGAGGAATGCCCAAAAGGCTGGGATGGACCACCACCAGCATGccaaaggggaaggggagagacaTCAAGAAGGTATGTGTGAACAGAACATAAACACATCATATTTCTCTGGAAACTTCAACACTACAAGACCCACCGATGTGTTGCAGACTGGGCCAAACTCTGCCCACACAACCTACCTAAGCGCAAGCAAGCTGGCAGTCTTGCTGATGGCTAAATTGTCAAGGTGACAATAGGTGTCTGCATAAAATACCTCAGAGGAGTTCATTTGCTTGTGTTTGGATTGATCACAGGACTTGCATTTGCCTTGGGATGGAGCCTGAAGGGCTTCCAGTACAGGAGTGATCACCTGGGCTCTCTGAAACAGCCACTGCTTCACAACCCTGTCCCGCAAGGACAAGCAAAGAGCAATTCCTTCcaagggagctgcagaagggtgagaagcagccagcctgcagctgcacagagacTGGCTTTTGCTCAGGACAGCGCAGGCTAAGGGACTCACACCGAGGAAAGGTGCTGAAGGATCATTAACATGCTGTACCCCTGGGCAAGGGGTGAAGGTAGAGGGGAGCCACGAGTCCAGACTggcagctggtggggaggagTGGGACTCACCCTCTTTGCCAGGTGCAGCCAGATACCCGACAGTGAGGGAAATGGGCATTCCTAAGTGGCAGCAAAACAGGGCTCAGTCCTTCCCATTCCCCTTCTCTTGTTAGCTGTACACAGGACTGCTAGGCAAGAGGCTAACTGTGAACAAACTTACAAGCCAGAAGTCCTAAACAAGCTCAGATGCTGCATCCAGTCCTGCTCTCACTCCACTCATGGCCCCTTTGACAAACTGGGGAGGGACCCTGGCAAGGAGAAGTCTGCCTATATGCCAGAGTAAATCAGTAGAGCAACTCGGGATCACAGCATGAGAGCAAAGCACCTCCTCATGATGCTGCTGACTGGTGttacacatgcacatacacacaccccatCACTCTGTCACTTCAACACACTACTGGGGATGGACAGATCTGACTGTGAGTTAGAATAAGCCTCAGGGCTGGAGGAGGTCCTGCAGATGGGGAATGCCAGGTAACCTAGGAGGACTGGTTTACTCAGCCTCATGAAACCCTCAGTGGTTTTTTATGTTAGAATATATGGGGTTCAATCCCCTGGagctggaagagaaggaagtACCATCTCCAGAGGCATCAACACGTGGCCTTAGCAAGCACAAGCATGCAGGGAGGCAAGACGTGCTGATCCTAAAGGGCTCCCTGAGCTATGCCTATGGAAAACAGCAGGGAGGCATCAGCCAGATTGGctgagaagaagagaaaggggaagaaatggaGAGAGAAGGCCTGAGAAAGCACAGAACCCGAAGACCTCCCTCTCAGCAGGGACCCGGCCTGCAAGGGGGCAGAagctccctccctctcccttgcCAGCAGATGAGAGGGCTTCTATGGCCAACCAGCCAGCAAGCTCACCCGAGACTCCAATGTCCGAGAGCACTGCCTTCTTGCGGTCCTTGACGCTGCTGATCTGCGGGAAGTAGGCATCCAGAGCCAGGTAAAGAAGGCAGCTGAGGAAGGCGAGGACACCCACGGTAATGCCATAGTTGCAGGCATTGCGATTGCGGTTGAAAATGCAGTGCTCTTGTGTTTCGTCCAGGCGGTTCACGTACCCTTCATTGACAATGGAGCCAAACACCACAATGGAGAACAcctggtggggagggaggcaggagacaCGTCAAGGCAAGCCCCATCTCTCTGGACCAGCACAAAAGAGGAGAGCTCTGCAGGGGACAGGCAcctctctgccctgctgagctcccaccccgctgccctgcctgggctgtAGTCGTGGGGAATTTACTGGGGAGATGgtctcattttatttctgaggatTAACTTAAAATAGGACACTTTTAGATTGAGCCTTTTTATCCATCTGATCTAAAGCAATGTAAAGCAGTCACAGTCCAGAGTAAGGGTAGCTTcccacagacacacagggaGGCAACATGGAGTATAAATTGGGATATGGGTTTGGTGCAGGTGCCTGAGTACAAGGGCTCCAAGTAGTGGAAAACCTCTTAGTCTACACTTATTCTTCCACCCACTCCTTTTCCTTCTAGGAATTCATTGTTTCTACCACACATTTGTTCACTAATTTTATCTACTCAGCTACTACGCTTTTTTCCCTATCCACCTCCCCACAatcacagctctgcttgctCTGCAGCACCACTCTCCTGGGTCCCACTATCCCCATCTCCCCACACATCACACACCTTTCCCCACCAGTTTTCCATCAGCCCAGCCCATGACACCACCTATCCTGCTGTCCACTCACTTGCACGCCACCACCTTCCAACCTTCCTTGTGGATTTCATGGGCCAAACATCCCCCTTCCAGGTCCACCTGGCAGGGCCATCATGAATCCTCCCTACCCATCACTGCCACTGcatgttattttaaatcagGCAGAATTAAGGATGAGTCTAGGTAGAAATGCCGT from Falco rusticolus isolate bFalRus1 chromosome 5, bFalRus1.pri, whole genome shotgun sequence includes the following:
- the SYNGR1 gene encoding synaptogyrin-1 isoform X1, producing MDGGAFGAGKAGGAFDPQAFIRQPQTLLRLLSWVFSIVVFGSIVNEGYVNRLDETQEHCIFNRNRNACNYGITVGVLAFLSCLLYLALDAYFPQISSVKDRKKAVLSDIGVSAFWAFLWFVGFCFLTNQWQASKEEDNPLNEGGDAARAAITFSFFSIFTWVGQAFLAYQRFQLGADSALFSQDYMDPSQDSGMPYAPYTNEEDATDAVGTYQQPPPADAFDTETQGYQTQNY
- the SYNGR1 gene encoding synaptogyrin-1 isoform X2, which encodes MDGGAFGAGKAGGAFDPQAFIRQPQTLLRLLSWVFSIVVFGSIVNEGYVNRLDETQEHCIFNRNRNACNYGITVGVLAFLSCLLYLALDAYFPQISSVKDRKKAVLSDIGVSAFWAFLWFVGFCFLTNQWQASKEEDNPLNEGGDAARAAITFSFFSIFTWGFLAFLAFRRLRDITFQEEYNTLFPNSPSLLP